Proteins from a genomic interval of Kitasatospora herbaricolor:
- the pheS gene encoding phenylalanine--tRNA ligase subunit alpha has translation MSAPNKSYDPVEVEALKPEEVERARDEALAAFAAAGSLDELKQAKVAHTGDRSALSLANREIGALPPHAKAAAGKLIGQARGAVNQALARRQTELEAERDARVLVEEAVDVTLPFDRAPRGARHPLTTLAERIEDTFIAMGYEVAEGPEVEAEWLNFDALNLGPDHPARSMQDTFFVQAPDGSAGSGVVLRTQTSPVQVRSMLDREPPVYVICPGRVYRTDELDATHTPVFRQLEGLAVDEGITFADLKGTIELLVAKLIGDGLELRWRPSYFPFTEPSAEIDLQCFVCRGESIGNPDRPCRTCSSEGWIELGGCGVVNPRVLIAAGVDPNRYSGFAFGLGLERILMNRHSVADMRDMVEGDVRFTLPFGMEI, from the coding sequence ATGTCGGCACCCAATAAGTCGTACGACCCGGTAGAGGTCGAGGCACTCAAGCCCGAAGAGGTCGAGCGAGCCCGGGACGAGGCCCTCGCGGCCTTCGCCGCGGCCGGCTCCCTCGACGAGCTCAAGCAGGCCAAGGTCGCCCACACCGGCGACCGCTCCGCGCTGTCCCTCGCCAACCGCGAGATCGGCGCCCTCCCGCCGCACGCCAAGGCCGCGGCGGGCAAGCTGATCGGGCAGGCGCGCGGCGCCGTCAACCAGGCCCTGGCCCGGCGCCAGACCGAGCTGGAGGCGGAGCGCGACGCCCGCGTGCTGGTCGAGGAGGCGGTGGACGTCACCCTGCCGTTCGACCGTGCGCCGCGCGGCGCCCGGCACCCGCTCACCACCCTCGCCGAGCGCATCGAGGACACCTTCATCGCGATGGGCTACGAGGTCGCCGAGGGCCCCGAGGTCGAGGCGGAGTGGCTCAACTTCGACGCCCTCAACCTGGGCCCGGACCACCCCGCCCGGTCGATGCAGGACACCTTCTTCGTCCAGGCCCCGGACGGCTCCGCCGGCTCCGGCGTGGTGCTGCGCACCCAGACCTCCCCGGTCCAGGTCCGCAGCATGCTCGACCGCGAGCCCCCGGTCTACGTGATCTGTCCCGGCCGGGTCTACCGGACGGACGAGCTGGACGCCACCCACACCCCGGTCTTCCGGCAGCTGGAGGGTCTGGCGGTGGACGAGGGCATCACCTTCGCCGACCTCAAGGGCACCATCGAGCTGCTGGTCGCCAAGCTCATCGGCGACGGCCTGGAGCTGCGCTGGCGGCCCTCGTACTTCCCGTTCACGGAGCCGAGCGCCGAGATCGACCTGCAGTGCTTCGTGTGCCGCGGCGAGAGCATCGGCAACCCGGACCGCCCCTGCCGAACCTGCTCCTCCGAGGGCTGGATCGAGCTCGGCGGCTGCGGCGTGGTCAATCCGCGCGTCCTGATCGCCGCCGGTGTCGACCCGAACCGCTACAGCGGGTTCGCCTTCGGCCTCGGCCTGGAGCGAATCCTGATGAACCGCCACAGCGTCGCCGACATGCGCGACATGGTCGAGGGTGACGTGCGCTTCACCCTCCCGTTCGGGATGGAGATCTGA
- the pheT gene encoding phenylalanine--tRNA ligase subunit beta, with the protein MRVPLSWLREYVDLPAGETGRDVAARLVRAGLEVETVEQLNGDLKGPLVVGQVLSIEELSGFKKPIRHCFVNVGDANGTGEPQEIVCGATNFAVGDKVVVVLPGAVLPGPFPIAARQTYGHTSAGMICSARELGMGDDHNGIIVLPPEYEPGTDAIELLQLVDEVLDIAVTPDRGYALSMRGVAREAAAAYGLPLADPALLDVPPANSYGYLVKVADPVGCDRFVARTVVGIDPGAKSPIWLQRRLQKAGIRPISLTVDITNYVMLEVGQPLHAYDRGRVDGPIQVRRAQEGELLTTLDGVKRKLSAEDLLICDNSGPIGLAGVMGGASTEILDAVLDPETGESSGSTEVIIEAAHFDAVSVARTAKRHKLPSEASKRFERGVDPEAARAAAQRAVDLLVLIAGGTAEAGVTDIAAPHPLRTITIPADLPDRVAGTVYGRETVARRLQEVGCSVAGADVLEVTPPTWRPDLTDPYDLAEEVIRLEGYDNVPARMPTVPPGKGLTEAQRMHRRVGVALAAAGYVEVNNYPFVGEAAFDALGLEKDDRRRRTVKLVNPLNDEEPALRTTLLPGLLGALRRNVGRGNTDLAIFETGTVFLPKDELSVAPRPAVDRRPTDAELAELDAALPDQPRRVAVALAGERLPSGWWGKGAQAGWADAVEAGRTVARAAGVELTVRQGQLMPWHPGRCAELLVAGTDRVVGHAGELHPRVVKALGLPDRTSAMQIDLDLLTADGAERVTGPTVSAYPVATQDVALIVDSAVPAAEVEAALRAGAGELLEAIRLFDVFTGEQVGEGKKSLAYALRFRAVDRTLTADEATAAREAAVAEAVALTGAVLRGV; encoded by the coding sequence ATGCGCGTCCCGCTTTCCTGGCTGCGTGAGTACGTCGACCTGCCGGCGGGCGAGACCGGCCGTGACGTGGCGGCCCGGCTGGTCCGCGCCGGCCTCGAGGTCGAGACCGTCGAGCAGCTGAACGGCGACCTCAAGGGTCCGCTGGTGGTCGGCCAGGTGCTGTCCATCGAGGAGCTCTCCGGCTTCAAGAAGCCGATCCGGCACTGCTTCGTCAACGTCGGCGACGCCAACGGCACCGGTGAGCCGCAGGAGATCGTCTGCGGTGCGACCAACTTCGCCGTCGGCGACAAGGTCGTGGTCGTGCTGCCGGGCGCCGTGCTGCCCGGCCCGTTCCCGATCGCCGCGCGGCAGACCTACGGCCACACCTCGGCCGGCATGATCTGCTCCGCCCGCGAGCTGGGCATGGGCGACGACCACAACGGCATCATCGTGCTCCCGCCGGAGTACGAGCCGGGCACCGACGCGATCGAGCTGCTCCAGCTGGTCGACGAGGTGCTGGACATCGCCGTCACCCCCGACCGCGGCTACGCCCTCTCGATGCGCGGCGTCGCCCGCGAGGCCGCCGCCGCGTACGGCCTGCCGCTCGCCGACCCGGCGCTGCTGGACGTGCCGCCCGCCAACAGCTACGGCTACCTGGTGAAGGTCGCCGACCCGGTGGGCTGCGACCGTTTCGTCGCCCGCACGGTCGTCGGCATCGACCCGGGCGCCAAGTCGCCGATCTGGCTGCAGCGCCGCCTGCAGAAGGCCGGCATCCGCCCGATCTCGCTGACCGTCGACATCACGAACTACGTGATGCTGGAGGTCGGCCAGCCCCTGCACGCCTACGACCGCGGCCGCGTCGACGGCCCGATCCAGGTCCGCCGGGCGCAGGAGGGCGAGCTCCTCACCACCCTCGACGGCGTCAAGCGCAAGCTGTCCGCCGAGGACCTGCTGATCTGCGACAACTCCGGCCCGATCGGCCTGGCCGGCGTCATGGGCGGGGCCAGCACCGAGATCCTGGACGCCGTCCTGGACCCGGAGACCGGCGAGTCCAGCGGCTCCACCGAGGTGATCATCGAGGCGGCGCACTTCGACGCCGTCTCGGTCGCCCGCACCGCCAAGCGCCACAAGCTGCCCTCCGAGGCGTCCAAGCGCTTCGAGCGCGGCGTCGACCCGGAGGCCGCCCGCGCCGCCGCCCAGCGCGCCGTGGACCTGCTGGTCCTGATCGCCGGGGGCACCGCCGAGGCCGGGGTCACCGACATCGCGGCCCCGCACCCGCTGCGCACCATCACCATCCCGGCGGACCTGCCCGACCGGGTGGCCGGCACCGTGTACGGCCGCGAGACGGTCGCCCGGCGTCTGCAGGAGGTGGGCTGCTCCGTCGCGGGCGCCGACGTCCTGGAGGTCACCCCGCCGACCTGGCGCCCCGACCTCACCGACCCGTACGACCTCGCGGAGGAGGTCATCCGCCTGGAGGGGTACGACAACGTCCCCGCCCGGATGCCCACCGTGCCGCCGGGCAAGGGCCTGACCGAGGCCCAGCGGATGCACCGCCGGGTCGGCGTCGCGCTCGCCGCCGCGGGCTACGTCGAGGTCAACAACTACCCGTTCGTCGGCGAGGCCGCCTTCGACGCGCTGGGCCTGGAGAAGGACGACCGGCGCCGCCGTACGGTGAAGCTGGTCAACCCGCTCAACGACGAGGAGCCGGCGCTGCGCACCACGCTGCTGCCGGGCCTGCTCGGGGCGCTGCGCCGCAACGTCGGCCGCGGCAACACCGATCTGGCGATCTTCGAGACGGGTACCGTCTTCCTGCCGAAGGACGAGCTGTCCGTCGCGCCGCGCCCGGCCGTCGACCGCCGTCCGACCGACGCGGAGCTGGCCGAGCTGGACGCGGCCCTGCCCGACCAGCCGCGCCGGGTCGCCGTCGCGCTGGCCGGCGAGCGGCTCCCCTCCGGCTGGTGGGGCAAGGGCGCGCAGGCCGGCTGGGCGGACGCCGTCGAGGCGGGCCGCACGGTGGCCCGCGCGGCCGGTGTCGAGCTGACCGTCCGCCAGGGCCAGCTGATGCCCTGGCACCCGGGCCGCTGCGCCGAGCTGCTGGTCGCGGGCACCGACCGGGTGGTCGGCCACGCGGGTGAGCTGCACCCGCGGGTGGTCAAGGCGCTCGGCCTGCCGGACCGCACCAGCGCGATGCAGATCGACCTCGACCTGCTGACCGCCGACGGCGCCGAGCGGGTCACCGGCCCGACGGTGTCCGCCTACCCGGTGGCCACCCAGGACGTCGCGCTGATCGTCGACTCCGCCGTACCGGCCGCCGAGGTGGAGGCCGCGCTGCGCGCCGGCGCCGGCGAACTGCTGGAGGCCATCCGGCTGTTCGACGTCTTCACCGGTGAGCAGGTGGGCGAGGGCAAGAAGTCGCTCGCGTACGCGCTGCGCTTCCGGGCCGTCGACCGCACGCTGACCGCCGACGAGGCGACGGCGGCCCGCGAGGCCGCGGTCGCCGAGGCGGTGGCCCTTACGGGCGCCGTGCTGCGCGGCGTCTGA
- a CDS encoding chitosanase: MKPQNRTVRIALAAILVAAPASIAAASVSHAAATATVVSAAAVGLDDAHKKDIAMQLVSSAENSSLDWKAQYKYIEDIGDGRGYTAGIIGFCSGTGDMLDLVQHYTDLKPGNVLAKYLPALKKVNGTESHTGLGSAFEKDWATAAKDTVFQTAQNDERDRVYFTPAVSQAKADGLRALGQFAYYDAIVMHGPGTDAVSFGGIRKAAMKKAKTPAQGGDEATYLNAFLDARKAAMKTEEAHSDTSRVDTEQRVFLNAKNFDLNPPLKWKVYGDSYAINS, from the coding sequence ATGAAGCCCCAGAACCGGACCGTCCGCATAGCCCTCGCCGCGATCCTGGTCGCCGCGCCGGCCAGCATCGCCGCCGCGAGCGTCAGCCACGCGGCGGCCACGGCCACCGTCGTGTCGGCCGCCGCGGTCGGCCTCGACGACGCGCACAAGAAGGACATCGCCATGCAGCTGGTGTCCAGCGCCGAGAACTCCTCGCTGGACTGGAAGGCGCAGTACAAGTACATCGAGGACATCGGTGACGGCCGAGGCTACACCGCCGGCATCATCGGCTTCTGCTCCGGCACCGGCGACATGCTCGACCTGGTCCAGCACTACACCGACCTCAAGCCGGGCAACGTCCTCGCCAAGTACCTCCCCGCCCTGAAGAAGGTCAACGGCACCGAGTCGCACACCGGCCTCGGCAGCGCCTTCGAGAAGGACTGGGCCACCGCCGCCAAGGACACCGTCTTCCAGACGGCCCAGAACGACGAGCGCGACCGCGTCTACTTCACCCCCGCGGTCAGCCAGGCCAAGGCCGACGGCCTGCGCGCGCTGGGCCAGTTCGCCTACTACGACGCCATCGTGATGCACGGCCCCGGCACCGACGCGGTCAGCTTCGGCGGCATCCGCAAGGCCGCCATGAAGAAGGCCAAGACCCCCGCCCAGGGCGGCGACGAGGCCACCTACCTGAACGCCTTCCTGGACGCCCGCAAGGCCGCGATGAAGACCGAGGAGGCGCACTCCGACACCAGCCGCGTCGACACCGAGCAGCGGGTCTTCCTCAACGCCAAGAACTTCGACCTGAACCCGCCGCTCAAGTGGAAGGTCTACGGCGACAGCTACGCCATCAACAGCTGA
- a CDS encoding DUF7873 family protein, with amino-acid sequence MAKLNQIIAVEKGVKSKSFQELTQAHQSLQKPALLAGISRTYQPKDEEGEQLPPESTRVQAQAEDILRTTATTLTRLFDVTATKDWANCSARADVVLEGRTLLADVPVTYLLFLEKQLTDLHTFVRKLPVLDASEAWNLDASTDAWKTDPVRTIRTKKVPRNHVKAEATEKHPAQVEVYYEDIPVGYWTTVKFSGALPARRVNELVERVEKLRQAVQFAREEANGTEVTDQRVGEAVFGYLFG; translated from the coding sequence GTGGCAAAGCTGAATCAGATCATCGCGGTCGAAAAGGGCGTCAAGTCCAAGTCCTTCCAGGAGTTGACGCAGGCTCACCAGAGCCTGCAGAAGCCCGCCCTGCTGGCCGGCATCTCCCGGACGTACCAGCCGAAGGACGAGGAGGGCGAGCAGCTGCCGCCCGAGTCGACCCGGGTGCAGGCCCAGGCCGAGGACATCCTGCGGACCACCGCCACCACCCTCACCCGGCTGTTCGACGTCACGGCGACCAAGGACTGGGCCAACTGCTCGGCCCGCGCCGACGTCGTGCTGGAGGGCCGGACCCTGCTGGCCGACGTGCCCGTCACGTACCTGCTCTTCCTGGAGAAGCAGCTCACCGACCTGCACACCTTCGTCCGCAAGCTGCCGGTGCTGGACGCCTCCGAGGCCTGGAACCTGGACGCCTCCACCGACGCCTGGAAGACCGACCCGGTGCGCACCATCCGCACCAAGAAGGTCCCGCGCAACCACGTGAAGGCCGAGGCCACCGAGAAGCACCCGGCCCAGGTCGAGGTCTACTACGAGGACATCCCGGTCGGCTACTGGACGACCGTGAAGTTCTCCGGAGCCCTGCCGGCCCGCCGGGTGAACGAGTTGGTGGAGCGGGTGGAGAAGCTGCGCCAGGCCGTGCAGTTCGCCCGTGAGGAGGCCAACGGCACCGAGGTCACCGACCAGCGGGTCGGCGAGGCGGTGTTCGGCTACCTGTTCGGGTAG
- a CDS encoding sulfite exporter TauE/SafE family protein: MTSEWAGSLLLGAVVLSGATVQRLTGLGFALVAAPALVLLLGPADGVVLSNCAAGAISAVGLVDGWRAVRPGAMLPLVGAAAVTVPAGSWVAGRLPEPVLLVGIGVLVGAAVLLVLRGVRANALRGAGGAVAAGAASGFMNASAGVGGPALSLYAVNAGWTMREFVPNAQFYGVVVNAFSVAAKPLPHLASSAWLLGAAAIAGGAAAGRALARRVPEHGARRLVLLLALAGGLSTLGKGLWDLRP; encoded by the coding sequence GTGACGAGCGAATGGGCCGGAAGCCTCCTGCTGGGAGCGGTCGTCCTGTCCGGTGCGACGGTGCAGCGGCTGACCGGGCTGGGATTCGCACTGGTCGCCGCACCGGCGCTGGTGCTGCTGCTGGGGCCTGCCGACGGCGTGGTGCTCTCGAACTGCGCCGCCGGGGCGATCAGCGCGGTCGGGCTCGTCGACGGTTGGCGGGCGGTCCGGCCGGGCGCGATGCTGCCGTTGGTCGGCGCGGCCGCCGTCACCGTGCCGGCCGGCTCGTGGGTGGCCGGCCGGCTGCCCGAGCCGGTGCTGCTGGTGGGCATCGGGGTGCTGGTCGGCGCCGCCGTCCTGCTGGTGCTGCGGGGCGTGCGGGCGAACGCCCTGCGGGGCGCCGGAGGGGCGGTCGCCGCCGGCGCCGCGAGCGGCTTCATGAACGCCTCGGCGGGGGTAGGCGGCCCCGCGCTCTCGCTGTACGCGGTGAACGCGGGCTGGACCATGCGGGAGTTCGTGCCCAACGCCCAGTTCTACGGCGTCGTGGTGAACGCGTTCTCGGTGGCGGCCAAGCCGCTGCCGCACCTCGCCTCCTCCGCCTGGCTGCTGGGCGCGGCGGCGATCGCCGGGGGCGCGGCAGCGGGCCGGGCACTGGCCCGGCGGGTGCCGGAGCACGGCGCCCGACGGCTGGTACTGCTGCTCGCGCTCGCCGGCGGGCTCAGCACGCTGGGCAAGGGGCTCTGGGACCTGCGGCCCTGA
- a CDS encoding 3-hydroxybutyryl-CoA dehydrogenase, protein MSDIARVGVIGCGLMGSGIAEVFARAGLDVLVAEAGNEALELGRTRLTNSLDTAVTRGKLTAEQRDDALARLAFTTDLADFADRDLVVEAVAEREDIKVKIFQTLDQVVERRDAILASNTSSIPIVKLAASTSRPEQVIGLHFFNPAPVQKLVEVIPTLTTSTETTARAEAFAVQVLGKEPIRARDRAGFVVNALLVPYLLSAVRMFESGVATASDIDKGMEAGCAHPMGPLRLCDLIGLDTIVSIAESMYDEYKEPLYAAPPLLSRMVDAGLLGRKSGRGFYDYTASA, encoded by the coding sequence GTGAGCGACATCGCGCGCGTCGGAGTGATCGGCTGCGGTCTCATGGGTTCGGGCATCGCCGAGGTGTTCGCCCGGGCCGGGCTGGACGTCCTGGTCGCGGAGGCGGGCAACGAGGCCCTGGAGCTCGGCCGGACCAGGCTGACCAACTCCCTGGACACGGCGGTCACCCGCGGGAAGCTGACCGCCGAGCAGCGCGACGACGCCCTCGCCCGGCTGGCGTTCACCACCGACCTGGCCGACTTCGCCGACCGCGACCTGGTGGTCGAGGCCGTCGCGGAGCGCGAGGACATCAAGGTCAAGATCTTCCAGACGCTGGACCAGGTGGTCGAGCGCCGGGACGCCATCCTCGCCTCCAACACCTCGTCCATCCCGATCGTGAAGCTGGCCGCCAGCACCTCGCGCCCGGAGCAGGTCATCGGCCTGCACTTCTTCAACCCGGCGCCGGTGCAGAAGCTGGTCGAGGTCATCCCGACCCTGACCACCTCCACCGAGACCACCGCCCGCGCCGAGGCCTTCGCCGTCCAGGTGCTCGGCAAGGAGCCGATCCGGGCCCGCGACAGGGCCGGTTTCGTGGTGAACGCCCTGCTGGTGCCGTACCTGCTGTCCGCGGTGCGGATGTTCGAGTCCGGGGTGGCCACCGCCTCCGACATCGACAAGGGCATGGAGGCCGGCTGCGCCCACCCGATGGGGCCGCTGCGCCTGTGCGACCTGATCGGCCTGGACACCATCGTCTCGATCGCCGAGTCGATGTACGACGAGTACAAGGAGCCGCTGTACGCCGCTCCCCCGCTGCTCTCCCGGATGGTCGACGCGGGCCTGCTGGGCCGCAAGTCCGGCCGTGGCTTCTACGACTACACCGCGAGCGCCTGA
- a CDS encoding SDR family NAD(P)-dependent oxidoreductase, with the protein MPTGSLVGQVALITGAGRGIGRELAVGLAAEGMSVGLLGRTQQTLIDTLKECARHGARGVAVTADVTRFGSVREAVRVVERDLGPIDLLINNAGQVDRAEVPVWEADPTQWWQVVETNLRGPFNMLRGVLPGMVERRRGRVLNLNSGFALRPDGNYTAYATSKGALLQLSDNIADSLAAHQVVVLDISPGAVATDMTAGMPMFKDMKTWGSIPYMVAVTVDAARGRFDALHGRFIHVGRDNLEELVARAEAIRESDARTLRLRPYGPDDPVA; encoded by the coding sequence ATGCCGACGGGATCGCTGGTGGGCCAGGTCGCGCTGATCACGGGGGCCGGCCGGGGCATCGGCCGGGAACTCGCCGTCGGCCTGGCGGCGGAGGGCATGTCGGTGGGCCTGCTCGGCCGCACCCAGCAGACCCTGATCGACACCCTCAAGGAGTGCGCGCGGCACGGCGCCCGGGGCGTCGCGGTGACCGCGGACGTCACCAGGTTCGGCTCGGTCCGCGAGGCCGTCCGGGTGGTGGAACGCGACCTCGGGCCGATCGACCTGCTGATCAACAACGCCGGCCAGGTCGACCGCGCCGAGGTGCCGGTCTGGGAGGCCGACCCCACCCAGTGGTGGCAGGTGGTGGAGACCAACCTGCGCGGGCCCTTCAACATGCTGCGCGGTGTCCTGCCCGGCATGGTCGAGCGCCGGCGCGGCCGGGTGCTGAACCTCAACTCCGGGTTCGCGCTGCGCCCGGACGGCAACTACACCGCCTACGCGACCTCCAAGGGCGCGCTGCTGCAGCTCTCCGACAACATCGCCGACTCGCTCGCGGCCCACCAGGTGGTGGTGCTGGACATCAGCCCCGGGGCGGTGGCCACCGACATGACCGCCGGGATGCCCATGTTCAAGGACATGAAGACCTGGGGGAGCATCCCGTACATGGTGGCCGTCACGGTCGACGCGGCGCGCGGGCGGTTCGACGCCTTGCACGGCCGGTTCATCCACGTGGGGCGGGACAACCTGGAGGAGCTGGTGGCCCGGGCCGAGGCGATCCGCGAGTCGGACGCCCGGACGCTGCGGCTGCGCCCGTACGGCCCGGACGACCCGGTCGCCTGA
- a CDS encoding ketopantoate reductase family protein, producing the protein MRYVIIGAGAVGGTIGARLFESGHEVVLVARGAHLAALRAEGLSFTTPEGTRTLAVPAVDGPSGVELRPGDVLVLAVKTQDTAAALAAWAPRPVEGGGTAAERLPLVCAQNGVENERLALRLFRHVQAMCVWLPATHLEPGRVSCLGAPLSGVLRLGRYPSGADGTTRAIAADLEKSLFGAPVSTDVMRWKYAKLLGNLANALTAVAGPGADGPRSAVLAQVVAEGRAALAAAGIGHEDPREQARANEELVRQVPVEGVRTTGGSSWQSLARGTGSIETDYLSGEIVLLARLHGIPAPANEALQRLAAEFARTGRAAGSLTDGELAELLAVATGRAPIG; encoded by the coding sequence ATGCGCTACGTCATCATCGGGGCAGGGGCCGTCGGCGGCACGATCGGCGCCCGGCTGTTCGAGAGCGGTCACGAGGTCGTCCTGGTCGCCCGCGGGGCGCATCTGGCGGCGCTGCGCGCCGAGGGCCTGAGCTTCACCACCCCGGAGGGCACCCGGACCCTCGCCGTCCCGGCCGTGGACGGCCCGTCCGGCGTCGAGCTGCGGCCCGGCGACGTCCTGGTGCTCGCGGTCAAGACCCAGGACACCGCCGCGGCGCTGGCCGCCTGGGCACCCCGGCCGGTCGAGGGCGGCGGCACCGCCGCCGAACGGCTCCCGCTGGTCTGCGCGCAGAACGGGGTGGAGAACGAGCGGCTCGCCCTGCGGCTGTTCCGGCACGTCCAGGCGATGTGCGTCTGGCTGCCCGCCACCCATCTGGAGCCCGGCCGGGTGAGCTGCCTCGGCGCGCCGCTCAGCGGGGTCCTGCGGCTGGGCCGCTACCCGTCGGGCGCCGACGGGACCACCCGGGCGATCGCGGCCGACCTGGAGAAGTCGCTCTTCGGGGCACCGGTCAGCACGGACGTGATGCGCTGGAAGTACGCCAAGCTGCTCGGGAACCTCGCCAACGCGCTCACCGCCGTGGCCGGGCCCGGGGCGGACGGCCCGCGGTCGGCCGTCCTGGCGCAGGTGGTCGCCGAGGGCCGGGCCGCGCTGGCCGCCGCCGGCATCGGCCACGAGGACCCGCGGGAGCAGGCCCGGGCCAACGAGGAGCTGGTCCGTCAGGTGCCGGTGGAGGGCGTCCGGACCACCGGCGGCTCGTCCTGGCAGAGCCTGGCCCGGGGCACCGGCTCGATCGAGACCGACTACCTGAGCGGCGAGATCGTCCTGCTGGCCCGGCTGCACGGGATCCCGGCGCCGGCCAACGAGGCCCTGCAGCGGCTCGCGGCGGAGTTCGCCCGTACCGGCCGCGCCGCCGGCAGCCTGACCGACGGGGAACTGGCGGAGCTGCTGGCCGTCGCGACCGGCCGAGCGCCGATCGGCTGA
- a CDS encoding polysaccharide deacetylase family protein translates to MTADRRTLLRTTARLAALTAFGATLTACGSAHATRRSDPADLAVRADGPPSAGPVDPPLDPVASAAPTPPEPAGPATPPPVAPSPPAPPPLAPGTPVEVVNGPRDRRQVALTFHGAGDPRLATAVLEIAEQRGVRLTVMAVGSWLDQQPQMARRVLDGGHELGNHTQNHQNITAMSPDQAHAEIAECADRLQRLTGSIGRWFRPSAAQYASPMVREQARLVGYEHVLSFDVDPRDYNDPSADTLQRRVLTAVRPGSVVALHMGHQCTIEALPTILDGLGKAGLSPVTASRLCA, encoded by the coding sequence ATGACTGCCGACCGACGCACCCTGCTGCGCACCACCGCGAGACTCGCCGCCCTGACCGCCTTCGGGGCGACGCTGACCGCGTGCGGAAGCGCCCACGCCACCCGGCGCTCGGACCCGGCCGACCTCGCCGTCCGGGCCGACGGCCCGCCCTCGGCCGGCCCGGTCGACCCGCCCCTGGACCCGGTGGCCTCCGCCGCGCCCACCCCGCCGGAGCCGGCCGGCCCCGCCACGCCGCCGCCCGTGGCGCCCTCCCCGCCCGCGCCGCCGCCGCTGGCCCCCGGCACCCCGGTGGAGGTGGTCAACGGTCCTCGGGACCGCCGGCAGGTCGCGCTGACCTTCCACGGCGCGGGTGACCCCAGGCTCGCCACCGCGGTGCTGGAGATCGCCGAGCAGCGCGGCGTACGGCTGACCGTGATGGCCGTCGGCAGCTGGCTCGACCAGCAGCCGCAGATGGCCCGGCGGGTGCTGGACGGCGGCCACGAGCTCGGCAACCACACCCAGAACCACCAGAACATCACCGCCATGAGCCCCGACCAGGCGCACGCCGAGATCGCCGAGTGCGCCGACCGGCTGCAGCGGCTGACCGGCTCGATCGGGCGCTGGTTCCGGCCCTCGGCCGCCCAGTACGCCTCCCCCATGGTGCGCGAGCAGGCCCGGCTGGTCGGGTACGAGCACGTGCTCTCCTTCGACGTGGACCCGCGCGACTACAACGACCCCAGCGCGGACACCCTGCAACGGCGGGTGCTCACCGCCGTGCGGCCCGGCTCGGTGGTGGCGCTGCACATGGGGCACCAGTGCACCATCGAGGCGCTGCCCACCATCCTGGACGGCCTGGGCAAGGCCGGACTGAGCCCGGTGACGGCCAGCCGGCTCTGCGCGTAG
- a CDS encoding SAM-dependent methyltransferase, protein MSEDVARGTAGDDTAYEPSGGPARDGGGEWGAATGSGWQWARSEDWQPPTELNTEVPHPARMYDYYLGGKDNFEADRRAAEAAITAYPALPLLARTNRAFLGRAVTFAAGLGIRQFLDIGTGIPAVGSTTEVAHRVAPDARVVYVDNDPIVATHARALLAGHRAGHTTVLQADLRDPAAILGDPGLKQAVDLAEPVALMLVAVLHFVRDEEGVDEIVATLRDALAPGSVLILSHGSPDFVPREMADAGARVYSRASAPLVLRERARVESFFGDFEQAEPGLVQLPLWRADQDGLPEGWQQVSAYAGVAVKV, encoded by the coding sequence ATGAGTGAGGACGTGGCACGGGGCACGGCGGGGGACGACACGGCGTACGAGCCTTCCGGCGGGCCGGCCCGGGACGGCGGCGGCGAGTGGGGAGCGGCCACCGGGAGCGGCTGGCAGTGGGCGCGCTCCGAGGACTGGCAGCCCCCGACCGAGCTGAACACCGAGGTGCCGCACCCGGCCCGGATGTACGACTACTACCTGGGCGGCAAGGACAACTTCGAGGCCGACCGCCGGGCCGCCGAGGCGGCCATCACGGCCTACCCGGCGCTGCCGCTGCTGGCCCGCACCAACCGCGCCTTCCTCGGCCGGGCGGTCACCTTCGCCGCCGGCCTCGGCATCCGCCAGTTCCTCGACATCGGCACCGGCATCCCGGCCGTCGGCTCCACCACCGAGGTCGCCCACCGGGTCGCCCCGGACGCCCGGGTGGTCTACGTGGACAACGACCCGATCGTGGCCACCCACGCCCGGGCGCTGCTGGCGGGCCACCGGGCCGGCCACACCACGGTGCTGCAGGCCGACCTCCGGGACCCGGCCGCGATCCTCGGCGACCCCGGGCTGAAGCAGGCCGTCGACCTCGCCGAGCCGGTGGCGCTGATGCTGGTCGCCGTCCTGCACTTCGTCCGGGACGAGGAGGGGGTGGACGAGATCGTGGCCACCCTGCGCGACGCGCTCGCCCCCGGCAGCGTGCTGATCCTCTCGCACGGCAGCCCGGACTTCGTGCCCCGGGAGATGGCGGACGCCGGCGCCCGGGTCTACAGCCGGGCCAGCGCCCCGCTGGTGCTGCGCGAGCGGGCCCGGGTGGAGAGCTTCTTCGGCGACTTCGAGCAGGCCGAGCCCGGTCTGGTGCAGCTGCCGCTGTGGCGCGCGGACCAGGACGGGCTGCCGGAGGGCTGGCAGCAGGTCTCGGCGTACGCGGGCGTGGCCGTCAAGGTCTGA